From Spirochaeta isovalerica, the proteins below share one genomic window:
- the hrpA gene encoding ATP-dependent RNA helicase HrpA, with product MENTIQDSLKLIEKNINKVRRCDRYRLNGSLMRLKKQRDPREQDCSRLLQRINESIETKEKRKKNTPRLNYPENLPITARRKEIVQAIRDNQVIILSGQTGSGKTTQIPKFCIEAGRGIEGKIGCTQPRRIAAMTVASRIAEEMGEDIGRSVGYKIRFQDQSSPDAFLKVMTDGILLAETQGDPWLNEYDTLIIDEAHERSLNIDFILGIIRNLLKKRRDLKVVITSATIDTEKFSRAFGNAPIIEVSGRTFPVEVRYREELSSDDGDVPRTYAEQACDALMEIVTESSKGDILIFMPTEHDIRETCDLVRKKYQGFDVLPLYARLAADEQKSVFKPSQVRKIIVSTNIAETSITIPGIRYVIDSGVARIAQYSPSSGTFSLPITEISRSSADQRTGRCGRMENGICIRLYSEEDYTGRTQYTLPEILRTNLAEVILRMTSLGIKDVAGFPFIDPPAKAAVNDGFKTLFELGAVRKGNKKVKGTDWQLTKTGRLMARLPIDPRLAKMLIQADQEGCLEDVLVIASALTIQDPRERPVGKEELADSKQAQFKDRFSDYLTLLNIWKEYHRIEKTESTSKARRFCKDNYISYKRMREWRDIHKQITMILRENEFHIKKVDFNRVKIDKTEEFTPEYTAVHKAVLSGLLSHLAQKKEKNFYKATKNREVMIFPGSAVFNHGGPWIVASEMVHTSRLFARTVALIDVEWIEELGKHLCTSSYMAPRWEMKAGDVLATEQVRLYGFIVIPGRTVSYSQVNPGEASDIFVRTALVEGEMDGGKSFGFLTENRKKLDEAREMEDKLRRRNIIIGDEELYQFYRPKLEGVSSIAALEMRIRKEGDKDLKLSDSDVYVSMPSEEELAQFPDSVTVDGETFKFEYNFDPGSQKDGVTIKVPTGANSVIPADKVDWLVPGIYREKVEALIKGLPKEHRKKLVPIGNTVDEIVRDMPREEKNLPKAISEFLYSSSGIYIPPGEFDEETLPDHLRIRIAITDQKGKELKAGRKKNLLVTEHSEKIGAGPMAKARREWEKSEIRSWDFGDLPESIEIKGKGRVWKVYPALKYRDGIISLRLFESQKEAERENRKGITALYMREFSKELKNFRKELVLPVELKVVTNYFSGPDQFEKDFWFFVMSNLFGDRRPRNGKEFEEGRRERGSRIFPFAESMLERIESILSAYKRCRGIVSSLESKNRFASDIMKACLEDLESICPADFLHRYSEERLQDLPRYLKAIEIRAERGVLDPSKDEERVAKMQSVLNQRKKMLEEMHEGVSAEKKEAVEEFDWLLREFRVSVFAQQLKTKVKVSQKRLIDRIHEIREML from the coding sequence ATGGAAAACACGATTCAAGACAGCTTAAAACTCATAGAAAAAAACATCAATAAAGTTCGCCGATGCGACCGGTACAGACTGAACGGCTCGCTTATGCGGCTGAAAAAACAGAGAGATCCGCGGGAGCAGGACTGTTCCCGGCTTCTCCAGAGAATTAATGAATCCATTGAGACGAAGGAAAAACGGAAAAAAAATACACCGCGGCTCAACTATCCGGAAAATCTGCCTATTACAGCCCGGCGGAAAGAGATCGTACAGGCTATCCGGGACAATCAGGTCATCATTCTCTCCGGACAGACCGGAAGCGGTAAAACCACTCAGATACCCAAGTTCTGTATCGAAGCGGGACGGGGCATCGAAGGGAAAATAGGCTGTACCCAGCCCAGGCGTATCGCCGCCATGACGGTGGCTTCGAGAATCGCCGAGGAAATGGGCGAAGATATCGGCCGTTCGGTGGGATACAAAATCCGTTTTCAGGACCAGAGCAGTCCCGATGCGTTCCTCAAAGTCATGACAGACGGAATCCTTCTGGCCGAAACCCAGGGCGATCCCTGGCTCAATGAATACGATACGCTGATTATCGACGAAGCCCATGAAAGAAGTCTTAATATCGATTTTATACTGGGGATTATCCGCAATCTCCTTAAAAAAAGACGGGATCTGAAAGTCGTCATCACTTCGGCGACCATCGATACGGAAAAATTCTCCCGGGCTTTCGGGAATGCGCCTATCATAGAAGTTTCGGGACGGACCTTTCCCGTGGAAGTCCGGTACCGTGAAGAACTGTCTTCCGATGACGGCGATGTTCCCCGCACCTATGCGGAGCAGGCCTGCGACGCTCTGATGGAGATTGTCACGGAAAGTTCCAAAGGGGATATCCTCATTTTTATGCCTACCGAGCATGATATCCGGGAAACCTGCGATCTCGTGAGGAAAAAATACCAGGGCTTCGATGTTCTCCCGCTCTACGCCCGACTTGCCGCAGATGAACAGAAGTCCGTTTTTAAACCCTCTCAGGTGAGGAAAATAATCGTCAGCACAAATATTGCTGAAACTTCCATTACCATCCCCGGAATCCGCTATGTCATCGATTCAGGAGTGGCCAGAATTGCCCAGTACAGCCCCTCATCGGGGACTTTTTCTCTCCCGATCACTGAAATCTCTCGGTCCAGCGCAGATCAGAGAACCGGCCGGTGCGGCCGAATGGAAAACGGGATCTGTATCCGCCTCTACAGCGAAGAGGATTACACGGGACGGACACAATACACACTGCCGGAAATCCTGCGGACCAATCTGGCGGAGGTCATACTCCGCATGACTTCACTGGGAATAAAAGATGTGGCGGGATTCCCCTTTATCGATCCTCCGGCGAAAGCGGCGGTCAACGACGGATTCAAGACTCTTTTTGAACTCGGCGCCGTCAGGAAAGGCAATAAAAAGGTAAAGGGAACCGACTGGCAGCTGACGAAAACGGGGCGGCTGATGGCACGTCTTCCCATCGATCCCCGTCTGGCGAAAATGCTTATTCAGGCGGATCAGGAAGGGTGTCTTGAGGATGTACTGGTCATCGCTTCGGCTCTGACCATTCAGGATCCCCGGGAGAGGCCGGTGGGAAAAGAGGAACTGGCAGACAGTAAACAGGCGCAGTTCAAGGACCGCTTTTCCGATTATCTGACGCTGCTTAATATCTGGAAGGAATACCATCGCATAGAGAAAACCGAATCGACAAGCAAAGCCAGGCGTTTCTGTAAAGACAATTACATCTCCTACAAGAGAATGCGTGAATGGCGGGATATTCATAAACAGATAACCATGATTCTCCGCGAGAATGAATTCCATATTAAAAAAGTCGATTTCAACAGAGTCAAAATCGATAAAACGGAAGAATTCACACCGGAATACACAGCCGTCCACAAGGCTGTTCTCAGCGGGCTTCTCTCCCATCTGGCTCAGAAAAAGGAAAAGAACTTCTACAAGGCCACGAAAAACCGGGAAGTTATGATATTTCCCGGATCGGCGGTATTCAATCACGGAGGCCCCTGGATCGTGGCATCGGAAATGGTGCACACATCCCGGCTTTTCGCCCGCACTGTGGCGCTGATCGATGTCGAATGGATCGAGGAACTGGGTAAGCATCTGTGCACCAGCTCCTATATGGCGCCCCGATGGGAGATGAAAGCCGGCGATGTCCTGGCGACGGAGCAGGTGCGCCTCTATGGTTTTATTGTCATACCGGGGCGGACCGTTTCCTACAGCCAGGTCAACCCTGGCGAAGCGTCGGATATTTTTGTCCGCACAGCGCTGGTGGAAGGGGAGATGGACGGAGGGAAAAGCTTCGGTTTTCTCACTGAAAACAGAAAAAAGCTCGATGAAGCCCGGGAGATGGAGGACAAGCTCCGCAGGCGGAATATTATTATCGGTGATGAAGAGCTCTATCAGTTCTACCGTCCCAAACTGGAAGGGGTCTCTTCCATCGCCGCTCTGGAAATGAGAATCCGGAAAGAGGGAGATAAAGACCTGAAACTGAGCGACAGCGATGTCTATGTTTCCATGCCTTCTGAGGAGGAGCTTGCCCAGTTCCCCGATTCTGTTACGGTCGATGGAGAAACTTTCAAATTCGAATACAATTTCGATCCGGGGAGCCAGAAGGACGGCGTGACGATCAAAGTTCCGACGGGGGCGAACTCCGTAATTCCCGCTGACAAAGTGGACTGGCTGGTTCCGGGCATATATCGCGAGAAAGTGGAAGCTCTGATCAAGGGGCTGCCCAAGGAACACAGGAAAAAACTTGTACCGATTGGTAATACGGTTGATGAAATTGTACGGGATATGCCCCGTGAGGAGAAAAATCTTCCCAAAGCCATCAGCGAATTTCTCTACAGCAGTTCAGGGATCTACATTCCTCCCGGCGAGTTTGACGAGGAGACTCTCCCCGACCATTTGCGTATCCGTATCGCCATTACCGACCAGAAAGGGAAGGAGCTGAAAGCGGGGCGCAAAAAAAATCTCCTTGTGACTGAGCATTCCGAGAAGATCGGAGCCGGACCTATGGCCAAAGCCAGGAGGGAATGGGAGAAATCCGAAATCCGTTCGTGGGATTTCGGCGATCTGCCTGAATCGATTGAGATAAAAGGGAAGGGGCGTGTCTGGAAAGTCTATCCGGCGCTCAAATACCGCGACGGGATAATTTCTCTCAGGCTTTTCGAAAGTCAGAAAGAGGCGGAACGGGAGAACCGGAAGGGAATCACCGCCCTCTATATGAGGGAGTTCTCCAAAGAATTGAAGAATTTCAGAAAGGAACTGGTTCTTCCAGTTGAGCTGAAAGTTGTGACCAATTATTTCAGCGGACCCGATCAGTTTGAAAAGGACTTCTGGTTTTTCGTTATGTCCAACCTGTTCGGAGACAGACGGCCCCGTAACGGGAAGGAATTCGAAGAGGGGAGACGGGAGAGGGGAAGTAGAATCTTTCCATTTGCTGAGTCGATGTTAGAGCGGATCGAGAGTATACTGTCGGCTTATAAAAGGTGCCGGGGAATTGTGTCCTCTCTTGAGAGCAAAAACAGGTTTGCATCGGACATAATGAAAGCCTGTCTGGAGGATCTGGAGTCGATCTGCCCGGCGGATTTTCTGCACCGTTATTCGGAAGAGCGGCTTCAGGATCTTCCCCGATATCTCAAAGCCATCGAGATACGGGCTGAGCGCGGCGTACTGGATCCCTCGAAAGATGAGGAACGGGTGGCGAAAATGCAGTCCGTTCTGAATCAGAGGAAGAAAATGCTCGAGGAAATGCATGAAGGTGTTTCCGCAGAGAAAAAGGAAGCTGTCGAGGAGTTTGACTGGCTGCTCCGTGAATTCCGGGTTTCCGTGTTCGCGCAGCAGCTGAAGACAAAGGTCAAGGTTTCCCAGAAGCGTCTGATTGACCGGATTCATGAGATCCGGGAGATGCTTTAG
- a CDS encoding potassium channel family protein, giving the protein MSKTIAVIGLGTLGRTICEVLTEKGAEVIAIDNTPAQINKVKDIVTQAIQLDSADEDSIASAPFDQVDAAIVAIGDNIEASILTTTLLKQHGVPYIISRAVNKTHHKVLKQVGANEVVNVEEEEGARIAMNLMAPTLLEKVKLSRDIYLQEMPLPPAFIKTKLASLNLIEKFNLRLGALRRYYTSLDRDGNSVRTEKLLFPEADEELQDGDVLILIGSESDLEDFRKAGEE; this is encoded by the coding sequence ATGAGCAAAACAATAGCCGTCATCGGTCTCGGGACTCTGGGCAGAACGATCTGCGAAGTCCTGACGGAAAAAGGAGCTGAAGTCATCGCCATAGACAATACGCCGGCGCAGATCAACAAAGTCAAGGATATCGTAACCCAGGCTATTCAGCTTGACTCTGCTGACGAAGATTCCATCGCCAGCGCCCCTTTTGACCAGGTCGATGCTGCCATAGTTGCCATAGGGGATAATATCGAAGCCAGCATCCTTACGACGACGCTCCTGAAGCAGCATGGTGTCCCCTATATCATTTCCCGGGCTGTTAATAAAACTCACCATAAGGTATTGAAGCAGGTCGGCGCTAACGAAGTGGTTAACGTTGAAGAGGAAGAAGGAGCCAGAATAGCCATGAATCTCATGGCTCCGACCCTCCTGGAAAAGGTCAAATTGTCCAGAGATATTTATCTTCAGGAAATGCCCCTGCCTCCGGCGTTTATCAAAACAAAACTGGCTTCTCTGAATCTCATAGAGAAATTTAATCTCCGGCTGGGAGCCCTGAGGCGATATTACACATCTCTGGACAGAGACGGGAATTCGGTGCGTACAGAAAAACTTCTCTTCCCCGAAGCCGATGAAGAACTGCAGGATGGGGACGTTCTGATTCTGATCGGTTCAGAATCCGATCTGGAAGACTTCCGGAAAGCTGGAGAAGAATAA
- a CDS encoding TrkH family potassium uptake protein, giving the protein MKKFLLFVLLILGVTGLFFENRAELLGNYRWIITVIDYILVLTLLAESIQSFVRAGNKLYYLRKNIPSLIFLVVYLGLFLSNKVLSQRFADAEIKGYFAFIIIRNILLILKVYGRMRKFSGFLHSIFSKPAQTVVLSFILVILAGTFALMMPMMTTGGRIDFINSLFTVTSAVCVTGLAVVDTAGFYTFWGHLTIMVLIQIGGLGIMLLSFFLVFSFRKKVSIKDRSLLTYMLNESDMASIIKSVKRIIILTFSIEGGGALLLYPQFINLGKKPGEAMFYSLFHAVSAFCNAGFALFSDSLESFSSSPAMNFTIAGLIIAGGISFTVLTDLFSGLKALIRRKQYKLSINTKVVVQFSFFLTLAGMFIIYKLEHVPLLLERNLGEQYLSAFFQSVTLRTAGFNTLPMGSLQTGTLIVMIGIMFIGGASGSTAGGIKVNTLGVVQAYIHSFRKGHDETLIYRHQVSKDQILQAFTVIAFGVLSIFIVLFLLLLTEDAPLSDLMFESVSAFATVGLSTGITGSLSPFGKVFIIILMFIGRIGPLTLLSATSGRSKASPISYPEATLLIG; this is encoded by the coding sequence ATGAAAAAGTTTCTGCTTTTCGTGCTTTTGATTCTGGGAGTAACGGGACTCTTCTTTGAAAATCGCGCCGAACTCCTGGGAAATTACCGATGGATTATCACGGTAATAGACTATATTCTCGTTCTGACCCTGTTGGCCGAGTCTATCCAGAGTTTCGTCAGAGCCGGCAACAAACTCTATTACCTTAGAAAAAACATTCCATCATTAATTTTCCTGGTGGTCTATTTAGGGCTATTCCTGAGCAACAAGGTTCTTTCACAACGATTCGCCGATGCGGAAATCAAAGGTTATTTCGCATTCATTATTATAAGAAACATCCTTCTCATATTAAAAGTCTACGGAAGGATGAGGAAATTTTCAGGATTTCTCCATTCCATTTTTTCCAAACCGGCTCAAACCGTCGTTCTCAGCTTCATACTTGTTATTCTGGCGGGAACATTTGCACTTATGATGCCGATGATGACAACGGGAGGACGAATCGATTTCATCAACTCTCTGTTCACAGTAACCTCAGCAGTCTGCGTGACCGGTCTGGCAGTTGTGGATACAGCCGGATTCTACACCTTCTGGGGGCATCTGACCATCATGGTTCTCATACAGATCGGCGGGCTGGGAATCATGCTGCTCTCGTTCTTCCTTGTCTTCTCTTTCAGGAAGAAAGTGAGCATTAAAGACCGGTCTCTCCTCACCTATATGCTCAACGAATCGGATATGGCGTCAATAATAAAGAGCGTAAAGCGGATAATCATCCTCACATTTTCCATTGAAGGAGGCGGAGCACTACTCCTTTACCCCCAATTTATAAATCTGGGGAAAAAACCCGGTGAAGCCATGTTCTATTCCCTGTTTCATGCCGTTTCAGCCTTCTGCAACGCCGGTTTCGCCCTCTTCAGCGACAGTCTGGAATCATTCAGTTCCAGCCCGGCCATGAACTTCACCATTGCCGGACTGATAATAGCCGGGGGAATCAGCTTTACCGTTTTGACTGATCTCTTTTCCGGCCTGAAAGCCCTGATCAGGAGAAAACAGTATAAGCTCTCCATCAATACAAAAGTCGTTGTTCAATTCTCCTTCTTCCTGACTCTGGCCGGCATGTTCATCATCTATAAGCTTGAACATGTACCGCTGCTTCTTGAGCGGAATTTGGGAGAACAGTATCTCAGCGCTTTTTTTCAGAGCGTCACTCTCAGGACAGCAGGATTCAATACCCTCCCCATGGGCAGCCTGCAGACAGGCACGCTGATCGTCATGATCGGAATCATGTTCATCGGCGGCGCATCGGGAAGCACGGCGGGCGGTATAAAAGTAAACACTCTGGGTGTCGTTCAGGCCTATATTCACTCATTCCGGAAAGGGCATGATGAAACCCTGATCTATCGGCACCAGGTTTCAAAAGACCAGATTCTCCAGGCTTTCACTGTTATCGCATTCGGAGTTCTTTCCATTTTCATCGTCCTTTTTCTTCTTTTACTGACAGAGGACGCACCGTTGTCCGACCTTATGTTCGAATCGGTCTCCGCTTTCGCCACTGTCGGTCTTTCGACGGGAATAACCGGTTCGCTCAGCCCTTTCGGGAAGGTATTTATCATTATTCTCATGTTTATAGGCAGAATCGGCCCGCTGACCCTTCTCTCGGCCACATCGGGCAGATCTAAAGCATCGCCCATATCCTATCCGGAAGCGACACTGCTGATCGGATAA
- a CDS encoding gliding motility-associated C-terminal domain-containing protein, translating into MKGIRFLFLFSVVSWFVVSCATYKGDIPLEGPWWEVRYISPANGDGIQVVAEFPLSMEYREGLALAGYRLSILDESDRTIWSETYGKSIPEGKKRITGRKTPLDLPETVRWNGTEDSGSFASDGSYVLKVDGWDYSGNTGSVIGFRIIVDNTPPSAEISIPYRKFSPNGDGNRDFLDIYQSGSGEDLWTGTLFNSQGEEIRIYNWTGLPYAFQWDGSDSQGNLIETGEYSYKLTSTDKAGNSSLFEETGLYMENRFFVISCDSNLSHFSPNGDGIKDTVSIKLGADNATDIASAQMNIINERGVVVRHFNLDSGSYEGLIIFDGKNDTGRLLPEGYYYAVYSVEYNNGNTPSVTSGALELDITPPRAVLSNSVRIFSPDGDGKSDSISINQTTSTEPVWKGAIVNQSGNSVKTHQWNDKAFSFSWDGLDDSGNPAPDGLYNYVLESTDPAGTSARFQSNPFTIDRRPTPIQLSNVTRVFSPNGDGFYDFAQWDMSQEIREGVISWSSSIQDESRETVFDYGVHQSGNIPESLTWNGMNKEGEIQEGKFFVVYSVEYEKGNLSRILSESPVILDLTPPSIQCRLTGLPFSPDGDGTNDSLVIEVDVTDNYAVDYWTAYILDPNDQVFMVLPSTLFTSGKYIWDGYSANGELIQSASDYTVKIVAEDSVGNEVAHTESLPTDILVLKEGNRLKISISSIYFKPFTAEYLDVEPQLADNNIRTLDRLAQVLQKYSSYKIRIEGHAVRVYWDKLDRWLKEENDVLLPLSANRAESIRDALIMRGIDGNRISTGGQGGYMPVVPHSDPINRWKNRRVEFILIK; encoded by the coding sequence ATGAAAGGAATCCGTTTTCTTTTTCTGTTTTCTGTTGTGAGTTGGTTTGTTGTGTCCTGTGCAACATATAAGGGGGATATTCCCCTCGAAGGTCCCTGGTGGGAAGTCCGGTATATCTCCCCGGCCAATGGAGACGGCATACAGGTTGTTGCCGAGTTCCCCTTATCCATGGAATATCGAGAAGGATTGGCCCTAGCCGGTTACAGGTTGAGTATCCTCGATGAGTCTGATCGTACAATATGGTCCGAGACTTATGGAAAAAGCATCCCTGAAGGCAAGAAAAGAATAACTGGAAGGAAAACTCCTCTTGATCTTCCCGAAACAGTCCGGTGGAACGGGACGGAAGACAGCGGATCATTTGCTTCTGACGGTTCTTATGTTTTAAAAGTCGATGGCTGGGATTACTCCGGAAATACCGGGTCTGTGATCGGTTTCAGGATCATTGTGGACAATACGCCCCCTTCAGCAGAAATCTCCATTCCCTACAGGAAGTTTTCGCCTAACGGAGATGGAAATAGAGACTTCCTCGATATCTATCAGTCAGGTTCAGGGGAAGATCTGTGGACCGGGACGTTATTCAATTCTCAGGGAGAAGAGATCCGTATTTACAACTGGACCGGTCTTCCATACGCTTTCCAGTGGGATGGCAGCGACAGTCAGGGAAATCTGATAGAAACAGGTGAATACAGCTATAAACTCACATCAACCGATAAAGCGGGAAACAGTTCCCTTTTTGAAGAAACAGGCCTGTATATGGAAAACCGCTTTTTTGTCATATCATGCGATAGCAATCTCTCTCATTTTTCTCCAAACGGAGACGGCATTAAAGACACAGTTTCCATTAAGCTGGGTGCTGATAATGCCACAGATATTGCTTCTGCACAGATGAACATTATCAATGAAAGAGGTGTTGTTGTCAGACACTTTAACCTCGATTCAGGATCCTATGAGGGCTTGATAATCTTCGACGGGAAAAACGATACGGGCAGACTGCTTCCGGAAGGTTATTATTACGCTGTTTATTCAGTCGAATATAATAATGGCAATACGCCTTCTGTCACCTCGGGCGCCCTGGAACTGGATATCACTCCGCCCAGGGCCGTGCTTTCCAATTCGGTAAGAATCTTCTCTCCCGACGGAGATGGAAAATCCGATTCCATATCAATAAACCAGACAACCTCCACCGAACCGGTCTGGAAGGGAGCCATCGTCAATCAATCGGGAAATTCTGTTAAAACTCACCAATGGAATGATAAAGCATTTTCTTTCTCCTGGGATGGTCTGGATGATTCCGGGAATCCGGCTCCTGACGGTTTGTATAACTACGTGTTGGAGTCGACCGATCCGGCAGGCACTTCTGCCCGCTTTCAGTCCAATCCCTTTACTATTGACAGGAGACCCACGCCGATTCAGCTTTCCAATGTGACCAGGGTTTTCAGTCCCAATGGAGATGGATTTTATGATTTTGCTCAGTGGGATATGTCTCAGGAAATCCGTGAGGGTGTAATCTCCTGGAGCAGCAGCATCCAGGATGAGTCGAGAGAGACAGTTTTCGATTACGGGGTACACCAGTCCGGAAATATACCGGAGTCCCTTACCTGGAATGGAATGAATAAAGAAGGAGAAATACAGGAAGGAAAGTTTTTCGTCGTCTATTCTGTCGAATACGAAAAGGGGAACCTGTCCCGTATACTCTCTGAATCTCCTGTTATTCTGGACTTGACACCTCCTTCGATTCAGTGCCGGCTCACGGGGCTTCCCTTTTCCCCTGACGGCGATGGAACCAATGACTCTCTGGTTATTGAGGTCGATGTAACCGACAATTATGCCGTAGATTACTGGACAGCCTATATTCTCGATCCCAATGACCAGGTTTTTATGGTTCTCCCCTCAACTTTATTCACATCGGGTAAGTACATCTGGGACGGGTATTCGGCAAACGGTGAGTTGATTCAGTCGGCTTCGGATTATACAGTGAAAATAGTGGCGGAAGACAGTGTGGGGAATGAAGTCGCGCACACGGAATCACTCCCAACGGACATTCTTGTTCTGAAAGAGGGAAACAGGTTGAAAATCAGTATATCCAGCATCTATTTCAAACCTTTTACCGCCGAATATCTGGATGTTGAACCCCAGCTTGCGGACAACAATATCAGGACTCTCGACAGGCTGGCTCAGGTCCTTCAGAAATACAGCTCTTATAAAATCCGCATAGAAGGTCATGCTGTCAGGGTTTACTGGGATAAGCTGGATCGCTGGCTTAAAGAGGAGAATGATGTTCTGCTTCCACTTTCGGCAAACCGGGCTGAAAGCATCAGAGATGCGCTTATCATGAGAGGAATCGATGGTAATCGCATTTCAACAGGAGGGCAGGGTGGTTATATGCCGGTCGTACCGCACAGTGATCCGATTAACCGATGGAAGAACCGTCGGGTTGAGTTTATTCTTATAAAGTAA
- a CDS encoding OmpA family protein, which translates to MKKITLLTFAVLFVFGCKTTPETEPVDYSDEIVLIQVKGPGVAPTGNGLHDEIEFQILAGTNHTPEKWLLEIVDEQENAVRKVPGKGSAPQLWSWDGKTDNGKTAPDGLYRGRLSIWFSGMSEPFIQETAGFVVDTTGPEGSIAFAEGLFSPDEDGINDTIEITVSAKDDLSGVQSWTLDIYDSHDAMIKSFNSESNKSGAIVWDGTDNGRVVVGSAADYRAVLRALDNLGNSSLAEESFSTDILVWKEGDTFRIRVNSITFKPYRADFLDVGDEQRLSNLETLDLLAEKLKKFPDHRITVEGHAVSVFWNNPVKAEKENREVLLPLSEARARIVLEALQERGVNAVSMDYVGMGAIRPIVPFSDLQNRWKNRRVVFILKK; encoded by the coding sequence ATGAAAAAAATAACACTATTGACCTTTGCTGTACTGTTTGTTTTCGGCTGCAAAACGACACCGGAAACTGAGCCGGTGGATTATTCTGATGAAATCGTCCTGATCCAGGTAAAAGGACCGGGTGTGGCACCTACGGGTAACGGATTGCATGATGAGATTGAATTCCAGATTCTCGCCGGTACAAACCATACGCCGGAGAAGTGGCTTCTGGAAATCGTTGATGAACAGGAAAACGCTGTCAGAAAGGTTCCGGGAAAAGGTTCAGCACCCCAATTGTGGTCCTGGGACGGAAAAACAGATAATGGCAAAACAGCTCCCGATGGTCTTTATCGCGGGCGGCTTTCCATCTGGTTCTCCGGTATGTCAGAGCCCTTTATCCAGGAAACAGCCGGATTCGTTGTCGATACGACTGGACCTGAAGGCTCCATCGCTTTTGCCGAAGGGCTTTTTTCTCCCGATGAAGATGGTATTAATGACACTATTGAAATTACTGTCTCGGCGAAAGACGATTTATCGGGCGTTCAGTCCTGGACTCTGGATATATACGATTCGCACGATGCCATGATCAAGAGTTTCAATTCGGAAAGCAATAAAAGCGGGGCCATTGTCTGGGATGGAACTGACAATGGCCGGGTCGTTGTCGGGAGTGCCGCTGATTACAGAGCCGTACTAAGAGCACTTGACAATCTGGGTAATTCCAGTCTTGCGGAAGAGTCCTTTTCAACAGATATCCTCGTTTGGAAGGAAGGGGACACTTTCCGCATACGGGTCAATTCCATAACGTTCAAGCCCTATAGAGCGGATTTTCTCGATGTAGGTGATGAACAGAGACTCAGCAATCTGGAGACTCTCGATCTGCTGGCGGAAAAACTTAAAAAATTTCCGGATCACAGGATAACAGTGGAAGGTCACGCTGTGTCGGTATTCTGGAATAATCCTGTCAAAGCTGAAAAGGAAAACCGGGAGGTTCTTCTTCCTCTCAGCGAAGCCCGTGCGAGGATTGTACTTGAGGCCCTTCAGGAAAGGGGAGTAAACGCTGTTTCCATGGACTATGTCGGTATGGGAGCCATTCGACCGATCGTGCCTTTTTCCGATCTGCAAAATCGCTGGAAGAACAGAAGAGTCGTATTCATCCTGAAGAAATAG
- a CDS encoding transporter associated domain-containing protein, whose protein sequence is MFIASGNTDLEYLSHVLNLKLKKGNNQTLGGYICERMGVIPLINAEYRDYKLKYTVFDADKHCIKSVRIQLLEDPVH, encoded by the coding sequence GTGTTTATTGCTTCCGGCAATACGGATCTTGAATATCTCTCCCATGTTCTCAATCTGAAGTTAAAAAAAGGGAACAACCAGACTTTGGGAGGCTATATCTGCGAGCGAATGGGAGTTATCCCGCTAATTAATGCGGAATATCGTGATTACAAGTTGAAATATACCGTATTTGATGCTGACAAACACTGCATTAAATCGGTCCGAATCCAGCTTCTTGAGGATCCTGTCCATTAA